The window AGCAAAATACTGCTCTTCCGCAATGACTTCTGTAATCCATTTTCTATTACCGTCTGGATCGTCATAAGTTCTTATTTGAAGTCTACCTACTATTGAAATCTGCTGACCTTTCTTAAAGAATTTCTCAGCAAATTCTCCCGCTTTTCCAAAGGACACAATGTTAATGAAATCAGCATCTGGCTCGCCTTCACGTTTGAAACGTCTATTAACTGCTAATGTATATCTTGCAATAGCAAGTGGTTGTGCGCCTTGTGAATATCTCACTTCTGGGTCCTTGGTTAATCTACCCATTAATATAACTTTATTCATAACATTATTACCCCCTTGAAATTACTAGTCTTCTAAACGTCTGAATAAGAATCTTAGAACTGGTTCCATGATACGAATTCTTTTTTCAATCTCAGCTGGTGAGTCAGATGCTGATTCGAATTTAATGAAGTAATAGAAACCTTCTTTTACTTTTTCAATCTCATAAGCTAGTCTTCTTTTTCCCCAGTCATCAACTTCGCTGATTGTACCACCGAATCGCTCAACATAACCTTTGATTTTTTCCAAAGTTGCTTCTTTAACCTCTGTTTCAACTTTTCCGTTGATTACAATTGCTAATTCGTATTTGTTCATAATATGACACCTCCTTTTGGACTTTGGCCCTTATATGAGAATAAGAGCAAGGATATATAAGTAGCAAGGCATAACAAGACTATTGTACTATCCATGCTACACCTACAATATATTAACACACATTATACCATAGCACAAGAGGAAATTTTATTCTTTACAAATCTGCCCCATTACGTTTAATTTTTTTAATGTTTTTTTCTAGTTTTTTTCTAGGAATCATGACTTGATGCCCGCATCCTAAGCATTTAATTCTAAAATCAATACCCGTTCTAAGCACTTCCCACTCATGGCTCCCACATGGATGTTGTTTTTTCAAATGTACCACATCATCAATTTTAATATCCAATATCATCACCTCACAACTCTACATCAATCATGTTTGATATGATGTTATGGTTTTATTTTTTAATAGACTATTCATGATTTATCGTTCTCCATTATTATAAAATAAAAATTAAGATTAGTAAATGTGGAACCATAGTAAATACCCATTATTAATCAAAATAACTTACTTTTTTCCATAAGGACTGGTATAATAATAGATGCTGGTAAATAAAATTCGTGGTGATGATAATGAAAAAATCAAAATATATTTATGAAGGGCTCCTATTAATCGTAGCAGTGATATGGGGTAGTGGGTTCATTGCTTCTGACATTGCTCTAACGAATGGGGCTTCTCCTATGTTGGTATTGGTTCTCCGATTCTTCATAGCATCTGTATTATTGAGCATCTTATTTTATAAACAATTAAAGTCCATAACAAAGGCAGATGTATTGGGTGGTTTTATTGTTGGTCTATGTCTATTTTTAGGCTTTGCATTTCAGACCTTTGGTCTCCTATATACCACCCCTTCTAAAAATGCTTTTTTAACAGGGGTTAATGTGATCATCGTACCCTTTATATGTTGGCTCATCTATCATAAAAAGCCACCAGGTAAATCTTTTTTGTCTGCTATAATCTGTGTTGTTGGTATTGGTTTGTTGACGTTAGATACAACCCTAGGTGTTAATCTTGGTGATCTTTTAACCTTAATATGTGCTTTGTTTTTTGCATCACATATCGTTTCAAATGGCCATTTTAGTAGAAAGATTAACCCCATAAAACTAAGCATTTTACAAATGTATTTTGCCTTTATCTTTTCACTCTTTACATTCCTCATAACAGATGGAGGCGTAATCGGTGTAAAAAGTGAGGCATTCATCTCTATTTTATATTTGGGTGTGTTTTGTACTTCTATTGCATTTTTCATTCAAACCTATGCCCAGAATAAGGTTCATGCTAACAAAACAGCTATCTTTCTATCCACTGAATCGGCATTTGGCACCATTTTTTCTATTGTCTTATTAAAGGAAGTAATGACTATCGAATTGATAGTGGGATGTATCGTTATATTTACAGCTATCCTCATATCAGAAGTGGATTTTAACAGTTTTAGAACAAGAAAAATACCTCAGGAAGAATAAGTTTTATTTAATTTACAATACTTAATAGGTATATTCTACATTATTTATATTCTGAAATAGAGTTTCGTTCGCAAACTCTATTTTTTATAGCTACAAATTGTCTAAATGATTCTAGTTAAAGTTCAACGGTTATAGCTGAATAAAACGTTTACCTTCTATAAATAACCTTTATATAGCAAAAAACAGCTTAAATAGCTGTTTTTAAATTGCGGAGAAAGGATTTGAACCTCTGACCTTCGGGTTATGAGCCCGACGAGCTACCAGACTGCTCCACTCCGCGGCATTATGAAATTCAAGGCGCCAATCGGATTTGAACCGATGGTGAAGGTGTTGCAGACCTCTGCCTTACCACTTGGCTATGGCGCCATAATTTATTATATGCGTAATATAATAAATTTGTCAACAACAAAAATCGGCAGCCATCTACTCTCCCAGGTCGTCTCCAACCAAGTACCATCGACCGCTTATAGCTTAACCAACGTGTTCGGTATGAGAACGGGTGTTTCCTATAAACGCATTACCACCGAAAGTGACCCGTAGGGGAATCGAACCCCTGTTACCGCCGTGAAAGGGCGGTGTCTTAACCGCTTGACCAACGGGCCTAATTATTAAGATGTCAAGCTCCCCGAGTAGGACTCGAACCTACAACCCTTCGGTTAACAGCCGAATGCTCTACCATTGAGCTATCGAGGAATAATGCTTATTAAACATTCAAAACTACACATTGAAAACACATACACATCATTATATAATCGTTCATTTATCCATTCTAACCTGAACAAGTTATCTACACTTACTTATAACTTATACATCTTAACCCTTAGCCAATCATAGCTAGGTCAAGCCCTCGACCTATTAGTATCGGTCAGCTGAACATGTTACCATGCTTACACCTCCGACCTATCAACCTTGTCGTCTTCAAGGGGTCTTACTACCTTACGGTATGGGATATCTTATCTTGAGGGGGGCTTCACGCTTAGATGCCTTCAGCGTTTATCCCTTCCAAACTTGGCTACTCTGCTATGCACTTGGTAATACAACAGATACACCAGCGGTTCGTCCATCCCGGTCCTCTCGTACTAAGGACAGCTCCTCTCAAATATCCTGCGCCCACGACGGATAGGGACCGAACTGTCTCACGACGTTCTGAACCCAGCTCGCGTACCGCTTTAATGGGCGAACAGCCCAACCCTTGGAACCTGCTACAGCTCCAGGATGCGATGAGCCGACAT is drawn from Vallitalea pronyensis and contains these coding sequences:
- a CDS encoding single-stranded DNA-binding protein; amino-acid sequence: MNKVILMGRLTKDPEVRYSQGAQPLAIARYTLAVNRRFKREGEPDADFINIVSFGKAGEFAEKFFKKGQQISIVGRLQIRTYDDPDGNRKWITEVIAEEQYFAESKASFEKRMATESSAPVPAPSSNKADGFVPIDESFEDDLPF
- the rpsF gene encoding 30S ribosomal protein S6, whose protein sequence is MNKYELAIVINGKVETEVKEATLEKIKGYVERFGGTISEVDDWGKRRLAYEIEKVKEGFYYFIKFESASDSPAEIEKRIRIMEPVLRFLFRRLED
- a CDS encoding DUF951 domain-containing protein, whose amino-acid sequence is MDIKIDDVVHLKKQHPCGSHEWEVLRTGIDFRIKCLGCGHQVMIPRKKLEKNIKKIKRNGADL
- a CDS encoding DMT family transporter, which codes for MKKSKYIYEGLLLIVAVIWGSGFIASDIALTNGASPMLVLVLRFFIASVLLSILFYKQLKSITKADVLGGFIVGLCLFLGFAFQTFGLLYTTPSKNAFLTGVNVIIVPFICWLIYHKKPPGKSFLSAIICVVGIGLLTLDTTLGVNLGDLLTLICALFFASHIVSNGHFSRKINPIKLSILQMYFAFIFSLFTFLITDGGVIGVKSEAFISILYLGVFCTSIAFFIQTYAQNKVHANKTAIFLSTESAFGTIFSIVLLKEVMTIELIVGCIVIFTAILISEVDFNSFRTRKIPQEE